AGCCTCCGTCCCCTGTCCCTGGAGACTGAGCCCCTGCTGTGCTTGCAGGAGAGCAGAGCTGCCCTGGCTTGGCCTAGGGGTAGGAAATGATACTGTCCACACCGGGACAGGTGCTTAGCCTTGGCTTGGGGTGGGGACCCGAAGGTTTTGAATCCATCGTAATTAATAGAGCTGATGACAGTTCTGATAACCGAGCAGCTTAGATTACCCAtaggatcacattctgggcttGTGGTTTATCCTCCTCAGTGGCCCTTGGCAGTAAGATCAAGCTCGGTGCCGAGAGTCAAAGATCAGCACAACAAGGGGGGAAGCAACCCACTGGTGGCCTCAGCCCAGGCCTGCAGTACCCGGACCCGGGGTGGTCACCGAGGAGGGAGCGTTTCAACTTGCAGGAGCTTTTGATCTGGGGTCACAGGCGAGGAAGCTGGTTCTAGCTCACAGAAGCAGAAACAATCTCAGCACAGGGCTGACTGCACGCCTGGGTCCCTGGTAAATGGTGGGTCTGGTTTGATTCTGGGTTGGTTGGACTCCAGGGCAGTGGGTTTCTCCCAGATACCCTGTTCCCTTATCCAACCATCATCTTCCTTGGAGGAAGGAAACCCtgggtcttttgtgtttcttttttctttttagattttatttattcatgaaagagagaggcagagacataggcagagggagaagctggctccatgcagggagcccgatgtgggaccccaggatcatgccctgagccgaaggcagacagacgctcaatcgctgagccacccaggtgtccccatcttttgcatttcttaaaCTCTTCTCACCAACATCTGGGAGGGTGGCTCTGCTCCTCAGCTGCTGCCCTACCAGAGGTCTGTCTGTGGgcactctgtctctgcctctccgtcaCCCTCTTCTCCCATGTTCTGGCCCCCGATGAAAGCTGAGTCAGACATGCTTCCCCTTGGCTCCCACCGCCTCCCATGGGGGCCCCTCCTTGGCCATATCCGTTAGTCACTCCCAGAAGTCCTCTCCGCCCCCCTCCTGGGGCGGGGAGCCCAGAGCagcccagaggctgggggagggggtggactTTTGGCCCGTTTCGTTTATTCCCTCCATCTCTTCGTCAACAGCTGCCTGGTGCTCTAGGCTCATTCCTCTGCCCGGACCTTCCGGGAAGcaaagagccagagagagggcCGGGGCCAGAAACCAAGAGATAGACCTGAAGCCCAGACTGCCGCTGGCCCCCCTTTCTCTTCAGCTTGCCTGAGCAGTCCAGCTTAGCCGAAGCTTCTCAAGTTCCCCTGGGGctcagcccctccccttctctggggccccaggcgcccccccagggccctgcaTCCCACCATGTCGGTGGCTGTGGAGACCTTCGGCTTCTTCATGGCAGCCCTGGGGTTGCTGATGCTGGGGGTGACCCTGCCAAACAGCTACTGGCGAGTGTCCACCGTGCACGGGAGCgtcatcaccaccaacaccatctTCGAGAACCTCTGGTTTAGCTGTGCCACCGACTCCCTAGGAGTCTACAGCTGCCGGGAGTTTCCGTCCTTGCTGGCTCTCTCTGGTATGGGATGGGGAGAGCTCCAGGGGGTAGAGggtggcaggaggctgggggagggagagacccCTGGGGAGGGTGGGTGCTGCCCATGGTCGGGCTTTGGGCACTGTACTAGTAAGGGAGGCCTAGATCAAGCTGGGAGGTGCTTGGGAGTGCTGGGGGCAGCCCCCTTTCTGGAACTGCAGTAGGGACCTCATCCCACGTGTCCCCCTGCCCTAATGTGACACACCTAGTGGTTACAAGTGCAGGCACCAGGGTCAGCCTGATGGGTGCACTTTGCTAGCTCTGTGCCCCAGGCAGGTGATAAAATGAGCTTCATTTTTCCCACCTGTAGAATCCGAGTAACCACTGGCTCAGGGGACGGTTATGTGTTGGGATAAAACATACGGAACGTTAGCATGTTGTGTTAGCCTAGTACAAACACGACTGATTTCAGCATCTTAGCGCTGGGGTGGGAATGCAGGGGTTTGTGGGATGCAGAGGGTGCCCTGTCTTGGGTTCTTGGGGTTGAGACACTTAAGAGCCTCAGGCTCTGGCGGGGGCACCCGTCCCACTGCCATGGTGAGTTCTAAAGGGCCCTTTTAAAGGGAGTCTCCCTGCAGCTCAGCATCCACTGGAAGCAGGTAGGGGTGTGTGCTGTGCGTGTGTTTGGTGTTCTCAGGCAGTGTATTTTTGTAGTATTTTGAAGCGGCTGGAGCCTACAGCTCTTTTGACCCAGAAAGGTTCCCCCTGGTGGTGGTAGCATCTTCCTGCTTCCCGCTCACCCTAGGAGTAGCCACCAGCATGCCCCAGGGGGGTCCCCCTTCCGCCCCAAGCCCCACAGCGAGAGGGGAAGATCAGAGCCATCTTGCTCTCGTCCCGTACTGCAGGTGCAGGGTATGGACAGAACTAACGCCAACACTGGGTTTGGAAATCCCCCAGGAATGCCAGAGATGCTCTAAGAAGTTAGGGGATCTGTGTGGGTCTCTAGGCCCCCACTGTTCCCAGAATCTCCTGAGACAGCAGTGGGGGCGTCATGCCTTCATCCCTCTTCCCAGGCCTTAAGGCAGGTGCCCCCCAAAGCTCCCTATAAAGCTGAGTACCGTCTAGGCCAGAAGCACAGAAGGCTGGGTGGCCAgagggggcctgggaggcagcCAGCCCAGCAGCCACAGCCCTTCCCTCCTcacccaccctcacccaccctcacccacccTCACCTACCCCGTGGTTTGAGGAGGGGCCTTTGCTGTGAGCCTGTCCGCCAGAGAAGGGCCCCGCTTGGAACTGCTGACGGAGCGGTAGGAGCATTCTTGAGgcgaaggggggggggggggacgctgCCCCGTATGGGGGGTCATCCGGGTCCCAGCCATGGTGCTGGGTTCCTCCCTCAGTGCTGTCTACGATAGCCTGGTTGTGCCAGGGTTAGCGGCCTCGTCTTACTGGAAAGCCGCAAGGACGAGCGTTAACCCGCCCAGAGTCCCACAGGTGGTAGGGGGGCTGGAACCCAGGTAGCCGACACTTCCAGGGTGATTCTGGTCCTGAAGGGGGTCCTgactctcattttttaatcatgCCCAGCCCTTGCTCCCTGGGGGCCCATCAATAATCTCTCCCTTGTCTACCCTGGCTGCCTGGGGACCCAGAGCTGGTCAGCCCCGGGTAGAGTCGTGGGTAGAGTGGCGTGGATGAATGTGTGTGtagaggaggcaggggagagggcgGGAACTCCAGAGGGAGTGGCTGGGAGTGAGAACGCGCTCCAGGGAACTTTGTCCCTCCTCCCAACCGCCAGCCCCGGGCCACTTCACATCTTCCTGGCAGGGACCCAGCCTCTCCTTTAGCACCGTGGCGCGGCCCCACCCGGGAAGGGGAGCAAGGTCCTTGGAGTGCTTGGCAACTATCAAAgacagagaagggggaaggggaccAGGAACGAAGCTGGCTGTTTCCTTCAGCTTTGACAAAGGGGAATCTGAGGCACCAAACATAACATGAACTAGACGGGCTTGGATTGTTCCTGCGCCCAGGTATCCCACTTTGCAGATCAGAAATGGCCTTCATCCTGTGACTCATGGGCCAGTGCTGCCCCCTGCTGGTTGCTTCGGGAGAAAGCTCAGTTCAGGCTGCCCAGggctgtgccaggcaccaggtgggacccagagagaagcagatgtggGCAAGGGGCTGGGGCGCTTGAGTGCAATTTCTGTAATTCACAACAGAGCGTGGTGGCGACCTAACAGAGCAGTGTTATCAGCTGGGGGTGATTTTGTCCCTCAGGGATCATTTGATAGTGTCTAAGCATTTTGATTGTCCCTCTTGGGGCAGATTGTTGCTGACACCTCATGaatagaagccagggatgctgctgaacgTCCCACAATGCACAGATGACCCCCCAGAACAGAGCATCATCTGGCCAAAGTGTCAGCAGTGTCAGGGAGAAAACCCATCATGAAGCGCCCCAAAGCCAGGTGCAGGGGGAGCAAGGGTTGAGATTCCTTGACGCTGAGGTGAGGTCCTGGGAAGGAGACCCCATCAGCCAAATAGGGcctgaaggggaaggagaggactTGAGGGCCTTTATGGGCTAAGACCCAAACAGGGGCTGGTTGTATGTAaggggctggtttagtggtggaGCGGGAAGGGGCCAGCTTAGGGACCCATGGCTGCGCCCCACCTCCCCAGGGTACCTCCAGGCCTGCCGGGCGCTCATGATCACCGCCATCTTCCTGGGCTTCCTGGGCCTCTTCCTAGGCATGGTGGGGCTGCGCTGCATAAACATTGGGGGCATGGAGCTCTCCAGGAAGGCCAAGCTGGCGGCCACCGCAGGGGTCCTACACATACTGGCTGGTAACTGGGGGAAGGTGGTGGGTGTGCCCtgcgttgtgtgtgtgtgtgtgggggggggggcttcctgGGATTCCCTGTCCTCTCCAGCTTGCCACTCCCAGTGCGTGTCTCACCTTCCCCGTGACATAGacacctgccctccctgcccagtcttccctcttcccctgctcacaccAGCCTCACTCATGCTCACCAACTCTCTTGACTACAAATCAATCCATCAGCAAcgtttattgagcaccaactagGAGCCAGGTATGAATGAGGTGTGAGAGGGACCCCAAAGGTGAGTGAGCATCTGCCCCCAGAGCTTACAGCCAGCCTGGGAAGGTCAGAGTCAGGGGTGTACGTGCAAACCCACAGCAAAGAGGAACGATACTGTAGGACTGGCCATCTTTTCAGTCTGTAAAACACCCGCATCCATCGCCTCACCACAAGCCCGCGAAGTAGGGTGGGCACGGCCTCCTCCCAGCTgtggaaacaggctcagaaagcTCAGGTGACTTACTGGAGGAGCCCCCGGAGAGGGCCAAGGCTGGAGGTCTCACAGTAGTCCAGGGGTCTCACTGGCCTCACGCCTTCACTGCCCTGAGTGGCAAAGGCCTGTCCCAGGCTGGAGggtgtgggggttggggaggccGAAGCAACAGGCATCAGGGCAAGCTTCGCAGACAATTGCTGGGGCAGCTGGACTTTCCAGGATGGGCAGGATTTGGATGGGGCAGATTCCACGTGAGTCAGCTCTGATCAAGACGCTAGGCAGGTCGGGGATAAAGAACGGACCAGGGGAGAGCCTGGGAGACTAGACATGAAAGAGGGGCTGCCCTCGGGACCCTAGGAGACAGAAGGGCCAGGACCTAGGGAGGGGCGGCAACTTGCTCTTGGACTTgcgccaccccacccccacccccccgccgggcctggggctggagcgtggccctcctctccttccccaggatTCTGCGGGATGGTGGCCATCTCCTGGTACGCCTTCAACATCACCCGGGAATTCTTCGACCCTTTGTATCCGGGGACCAAGTGAGTATGGGAGCCCCGCCCTGGGGGTCCTTGGGTGGGTGGGACGCGGCCGGGCCCGAGCCAGCGCCGCCGCGCACCGTCCCTGTCCCCAGGTACGAGCTGGGCCCCGCCCTCTACCTGGGCTGGAGCGCCTCCCTTCTCGCCATCCTGGGCGGCGTCTGCCTCGGCTCCGGCTGCTGCCGCGCTCCCGACGCGACCCCGGCCCCCAGGTaagggcggggcggcgggggcggccagGATTGGGGACGGCAGGGGCGGCGGCCGGGATGGGGGGCggcagccggggtggggggcgggggcggccggggtggggggcggcgggggcgggggcggccgagGTGGGGGGCGGCCGGGATGGGGGGCGCGCCTCCGCTGACCCAGGCCCCGCTGACCCAGGCTCCCCTACGATGCCTCCGCGGCGCGGTCCCCCGGCCTCGTTGACCGCCTGCGCCCCGCGGCCTCGGACGAAGAAGGCGACAGCACCTTTGGCAAATACGGGAAGAACGCTTACGTGTAGGACGCCGGTGGACCCCTTTCCCTTCGCCTTGCCGGGAGCCGAGCGAGGCCGCGCTGACCGCGGCTGCGGGCCACGCCCCGACTCCGCCCCGCGCCCGGAAGCCACGCCCAGCTCCGGCCACGCCCCCTCCGCCTCCCGCCGCGGCCACGCCCCCTCCGCCTCCCGCCGCGGCCACGCCCCCTCCGCCTGGCCAAGATCCCGCCTCCTGAGAACTCAGCTCAGACTCCTGGGGCGGGACCTTCTGGGTCTGGGCGCTGGTTGGCTGAGGGGGCGGAGGCGTCCCCGACGGTTTGTATTCTGTATAAACACATGCTTAAATAAATTTGTACTATGAACTGTCCAGGGATGGAGTGTGACAGGAAGTGGCTGGCCAAGCAATGGGTGACTGGGGTGGCCCCCAGGGTCGTCTCAGTCTCTGGACCCCAGGCTGCACCTGTCCCTCTGTCACCTCTGGACTGTCTCATCTGAAAAAGAGAGAAGCGGTTGCAAGTGATTTCAAGAGTGTGGCACTCCGAATTACCGACGAGAGTCCCCAAGGAGCAGACCGAGGAAGACACAGCTCTAGGAAGCTGGAAGCGGCAGAGATTTCCCCTGGCCAGCCTCAGATAACAAGTCATTCTCTTCTCTCGACCTTCCTCAAGGAGACAGCTGACCCTGAGCAGAGTCCCTTTAGCTGTGTCTAAGAGTGGACATCACAAATTGACAAACCCTTTGAAATTGTGTGTTAAATCAGCCAGGTCTGGTGCAGGCAGATTTTCCTGGGGAAAATTCAATGAGGACTTCCAGAAAGGCTCTGAATGTCTCTCCACGGAGGCTTGCGTATCGGTGCTGTGTGCATGGTGACTCCGTGGTGTCCAACTCGGACTCCGCACTGGGTCACGGACTGGCTTGGAGACAGGAGAACGAGGCCACAAGAGAaaggcctggaaaaaaaaaaaaaaaaaaaagaagcctggcGCCTGCTGGAAGGAGGGGGGCTAGGACTGTACCCTAGGCCCAGCAGCGCTGACCTGGTGACCAGTCACTGGGGGTGGCCTGGGTTCCGATCCcgccccttctttctctttcatcccATCCACTCACCTGCACGGACTGTCCCCCAGGATGTAGAGACCCCCACATCTGCATTCTAACTGGGCCCTCCTGAGCCTCAGAAGTGCATacactccctgccccctccccccgccccgtgtgTTTTCCCCAGGCTGGGCAAAGTCATCAAATTCATCACTGCCACTTCCTGTCATTCCTGTGACCAGCATAGTTGACTCCTGAGTCGCACAACTTGACCTCAGTCATCTCAGGCTTTCCCTTCACTTCCCCTCCGCCATGTCCCCCAGAGTCTATGGATTCCCCCCTGCCTCAGTGTTTTTCATATCCACTTACTTTGCTCCCTTCACTGGGTCAGGCCCTCATTCTCCCTTGCTCAGGAAAGGATTTCCCTAACTGAGCTTCTCCTCTTTCTAATCCTGTCCACATTCCTGTCACAGAGCACCATGCTTTGTGCTGCCTTGGCAGCTCCCTGGTGCCTCAGGAAAAAATCCCAAGACCATTAACACACTGCCTGGTCCTAGCCCACCTGCTGTCCCCAGTCCCTACTCTTCCTCCATACAATCCTGCTCTCCTAGCAAACCTGTTTGCTCACTGGCCTTGGACACACACTGGCTTGGGGTTTCCTAAGGGTCTACCCAGAAGCACCGGTGCTTTTTCAGCTGTGAAGAGGTTTCCTGGTAAGAAATTTGCTGAAGTCTATATCCTATGCCTCACActttgcttccatagtttggggATGTCCTGTTGGCCAAGCCAGTTACGTGGCCAAGTCAAGAGTCATCATGGAAGGGACTGCACAAGACAGTGGGTGCTGAAAAACTTGTTTTACAGTGGCCCCTAGTGTCACAACTACCCATCTACTGTGCCAAGCATTGGCCCTGTGGGGTTCGCTTTGTTAGCAAACCCATAGTGCGTTTCTCTCTCAAACATGTGACCAACACCTTAAGAAGGATCTCACAGTTCTGAGAAGCCATCAGAGTTCCTCAGGATGCCTGTACCTACCCCCCTACACACACCCAATGAAGGACAAAAGCtaattctagggacacctgggtggctcaatggttgagtgcctgcctttggctcaggtcgtgatccccggggtcctgggattgagttccagatggggctccccgcagggagcctgcttctccctccgcctatgtctctgcctctctgtgtctctcatgaataaataaaatcttaaaaaaaaaaaaaaaaaaaaaaaaaagctgggatccctgggtggctcagcggttcagcgcctgcctttggcccagggtgtgatcctggagtcccgggatcaggtcccacatcaggctccctgcatgggacctgcttttccctctgcctgtgtctctgcatctctctctgtgtctctcatgaataaataaataaaatcttaaaaaaaaaaaaaaactacatctcCTGACGCCACCTGGACATGTCAGACACAAACTTccactctgccccctgccccacagcTTCTACCTCCTTTCTCAGACCCCAGCCTGCCTCTTCTCACCCCTTCCCACTTTCAGGAAAACTAATACAAGGCAGACTTCACACCTGAGCATCTAAGTAGGTACCTTAACATGTGCACTAGGTTaagttttgatttcttcttccttatgCATGCATAGTCACGTGGCTATTAAGAGCTATCGACACGCTTACCCTTTTAAACAAtactgattttcttctttgccaTAAGTTAGTGTGGCACCAAGACATGTACTCTGGCCTCAAAGAACTCACAAACCAGGAGCAAAGAGAAATGTAAGCAGCTGGTTGCTGTGCAGTGGGCAAGGTGCTAAGGCTACTGCGAGGAATGTCCAGTCTTTGGAGGAACCAGCTGTGACAAAGCTCAACAACGAACTGCTGGAGGCCTTGGGCAATCATGTCAACAGCTATCACTGACTGAGAACTTTCCAGATGCCAGGTACTGGGCTGGGCATgccatctcatttcatcttcccaCTGTCGGGGCGGTGGTTATAAGGGAGTCAGAGTGACCTGTAAGTGACCTGTCCAAGCTATGCAGTTAGTAGACAGTAGGACCAGGATTTGTCCAAGACTGAAAACACAACGGGCCTGCTTCCCAGGATTCTTGGCTTTCCAAACTAATTCATGTCAACTACATTTAATTCTCATTGAGGGCTGTAGGAGTGAGCCCCCAGGCTCTAGCCTTCCAGTCTCTTTGTGCCCAGGAGGAGGCTGTGCTGCTGCCTCGCAGCTTCCACAAGTTTTTGGCACAGTATAGATTTCCCAAAGACCCGGGTCTCCCAAAGTAGAGACCAATCTCCTCAGCACACAGGAAGCCGGCAAAAATGCTCAAAGTTTTCCTTAGGGAGTGTGGTTTCAGGGGGTGGGCTGTCCATAGCTCCTTCCTAGAGAATGTGACCGGACTCCTGGAGCCACCGAGCATGAGAGCCATGCGGAGCCCTTGGGCTTGGCTCCGTCTGATCAAGGTCAGCTGGGAAGGCTGTGTGTCACTGAATAGACAAATCTCACACCAGGCAGTACCTTCATGGTTCtttttgtaatagcaaaatatgaaacaaagccagagaatttaggaaataaatcaaGGAGACTGTGTTGACTCGGTGCAAATCTGACAGGAAGTCCAATGCAGATCACAGCGGAGCGCTGATGGCATTTCTCAGCCAGGGGACatagtcttttattctttttccttcatttcctcccttccatcccttcttttcttcttccttctttttttttttttctctttttctttctcaaatgtatTTCATGATAGAGCAGAAGATGGAAAGGTTAGGACCCACAAAATTTCCCTTCATGGGAGACACAATAAATTTAGGCCAGAAGTCAGAAGCCAGCACGCCAGACTCTTGGTGTCCCAGTTACTACCGCTGCGGTAACAACCATCCTGAGACTCAGCGGCACAAAGCTTTGATTATACACATGGCTTCTGTAGGTCAGCAATCTGGGGCATAGCAGGGACGGCTTGTGTCTGCTCCGTGATGTTGCGGACACAGCCGGGAAGCCTCAGATGGCGAAGGGCGATTTGATGCCTGGCGGCCAGAATCATCTGGAGGTGTTCAGTCCCATGACAGAAGCCGCTGGGGTGGCCTGGAGTTTGGACTCAGCAGGGTCCGCCAGTGGCGGCATCACGTGTGGCCTCCCCGTGGGGCCTGGTTCCTCATAGCACGGCAGCTTCAGGATGGTTGGATTCCTCACATGGTGATGGAGGGACCCAAAATAACAAGTGTCCCAGGTGACAAGACAGAAGCTTCTTGGCCTTTTACTACCTATCCTTGGATGTCACATGATCTCACTTCTGCTACTCTCTGCTGGTTGAAGCAGGCATGCCTCTGCCCTGACCCCAGGGGAAGGGGGCAAAGACACCCTTTTTCGATGAAAGGATAGTCAGAAAATGTACACCATCTTTTGAAACCACCATACTTGGGACTGTCCCCAAACTGTGTCCTCACCACCATCCAACTTGGAGCTATCCCCAACACCACTGACCCAGCCTCAAGTCTCCAGAGAAAGGCTAAGAAGACACTGGGAACATTTGGGCCAACTGTTGTAAAGTACCAAAAGGGGGAGAAGAGCCTATGAAGGTGCCTACCACCAAATTTGCTGGATCCCATTAATATCTTACTGAGGTCattttgttcaacaaatacttcCTCAGCATCTGCTTTGCTATATTCCAAGGGGGCAAGGCTCTTAAGACAACAACTCCAAGGAGCTTATGAGCTCATAGCTTCCAATCAATTTAGAGCAGACATGGGTCTAAGAAGCTTTACCACCACATGAGAATTACAGcatctgggggcccctgggtggctcagtcggttaagcgtcttttgcacgggtcatgatctcagggtcctggcattgagtcccacatcaggtcccctgctcagcgggaagcctgcttctccctctccctctgtcccccacccccacttgtgcttgctctctctcagataaataaaatcttaaaaaaaaaaaaaaaagaattacagcaCCCAGAACCACCTAGAACAGAGGCCTCTATATCATGAATTCCCTCATGCTTCCCAgaaatttctgggttttctctgcTACTAATAATTTCACACACCACAGCCCATTACAGCCTCATTGGAACAGCTGCTCCTTAGCCTGGCAGCACCAAGGACAAGGGATGACCTCTCCCTTGGGTTAAGCTCCAGAGGACGAAGGCAGgggtggctccttccacaatag
This DNA window, taken from Canis lupus familiaris isolate Mischka breed German Shepherd chromosome 6, alternate assembly UU_Cfam_GSD_1.0, whole genome shotgun sequence, encodes the following:
- the CLDN15 gene encoding claudin-15 isoform X4, with translation MSVAVETFGFFMAALGLLMLGVTLPNSYWRVSTVHGSVITTNTIFENLWFSCATDSLGVYSCREFPSLLALSGMVGLRCINIGGMELSRKAKLAATAGVLHILAGFCGMVAISWYAFNITREFFDPLYPGTKYELGPALYLGWSASLLAILGGVCLGSGCCRAPDATPAPRLPYDASAARSPGLVDRLRPAASDEEGDSTFGKYGKNAYV
- the CLDN15 gene encoding claudin-15 isoform X3 — translated: MSVAVETFGFFMAALGLLMLGVTLPNSYWRVSTVHGSVITTNTIFENLWFSCATDSLGVYSCREFPSLLALSDQKWPSSCDSWASAAPCWLLREKAQFRLPRAVPGTRHGGAALHKHWGHGALQEGQAGGHRRGPTHTGWILRDGGHLLVRLQHHPGILRPFVSGDQVRAGPRPLPGLERLPSRHPGRRLPRLRLLPRSRRDPGPQAPLRCLRGAVPRPR
- the CLDN15 gene encoding claudin-15 isoform X1, whose amino-acid sequence is MSVAVETFGFFMAALGLLMLGVTLPNSYWRVSTVHGSVITTNTIFENLWFSCATDSLGVYSCREFPSLLALSDQKWPSSCDSWASAAPCWLLREKAQFRLPRAVPGTRVPPGLPGAHDHRHLPGLPGPLPRHGGAALHKHWGHGALQEGQAGGHRRGPTHTGWILRDGGHLLVRLQHHPGILRPFVSGDQVRAGPRPLPGLERLPSRHPGRRLPRLRLLPRSRRDPGPQAPLRCLRGAVPRPR
- the CLDN15 gene encoding claudin-15 isoform X2, translated to MSVAVETFGFFMAALGLLMLGVTLPNSYWRVSTVHGSVITTNTIFENLWFSCATDSLGVYSCREFPSLLALSGYLQACRALMITAIFLGFLGLFLGMVGLRCINIGGMELSRKAKLAATAGVLHILAGFCGMVAISWYAFNITREFFDPLYPGTKYELGPALYLGWSASLLAILGGVCLGSGCCRAPDATPAPRLPYDASAARSPGLVDRLRPAASDEEGDSTFGKYGKNAYV